A stretch of Arachis hypogaea cultivar Tifrunner chromosome 15, arahy.Tifrunner.gnm2.J5K5, whole genome shotgun sequence DNA encodes these proteins:
- the LOC140179206 gene encoding uncharacterized protein, which produces MASLYLSSLNVIFIAEVIEQSGVLEAPGLMYNNTPAIVTSAIGQMAISKGRQGREAQNIIKVYLANLRLKGVDTDVLVTAYKPILIKYVEYAFNSNKHLGKFYCILAF; this is translated from the exons ATGGCTTCCCTTTATCTTAGTTCATTAAATGTAATATTCATTGCAGAA GTTATCGAACAGTCTGGAGTCCTTGAAGCACCGGGTTTGATGTACAATAACACACCTGCTATTGTAACATCTGCAATAGGGCAAATG GCAATTTCTAAAGGACGACAAGGAAGGGAAGCACAAAATATCATTAAA GTTTATTTGGCAAATTTGCGTCTTAAAGGAGTTGATACTGATGTACTTGTCACTGCATATAAGCCAATTCTTATAAAGTATGTGGAATATGCTTTTAACAGCAATAAGCACTTAGGAAAATTCTACTGTATATTAGCATTTTAG
- the LOC112747010 gene encoding uncharacterized protein, translated as MLVSTMPQDAIYERPLFGGKLSSLFPHRFQDVSDIRQVPDHQEVFANATRDESLIFELLEYKHDVADNGSAVWFLQDLANEQDAEGSVVCHYFILLLMV; from the exons ATGCTAGTATCAACAATGCCTCAAGATGCTATTTATGAACGCCCTCTGTTTGGGGGCAAACTCTCAAGCTTGTTCCCTCACAGATTCCAG GATGTCAGTGACATTCGACAAGTCCCTGATCATCAG GAGGTTTTTGCAAATGCTACTCGTGATGAGAGCTTGATCTTTGAGCTTTTAGAATATAAGCACGATGTTGCTGATAATGGAAGTGCTGTCTGGTTTCTTCAAGACCTTGCTAATGAGCAGGATGCTGAAGGAAGTGTGGTATGCCATTATTTCATTCTGCTTCTTATGGTATAG